In one Phyllostomus discolor isolate MPI-MPIP mPhyDis1 chromosome 8, mPhyDis1.pri.v3, whole genome shotgun sequence genomic region, the following are encoded:
- the PCDH18 gene encoding protocadherin-18 isoform X2 — protein sequence MYQTNAKMHFRFVFALLVVSFNSDVLGKNLKYRIYEEQRVGSVIARLAEDVADVLVKLPYPSTVRFRAMQRGSAPLLVVNEDNGEISIGAKIDREQLCQKNLNCSIEFDVITLPTEHLQLFHIEVEVLDINDNAPQFSRSLIPIEISESAAVGTRIPLDSAFDPDVGENALHTYSLSANDFFSIEVRTRTDGAKYAELIVVRELDRELKSSYELQLTASDMGVPQRSGSSILKISISDSNDNSPVFEQPSYIIQLLENSPVGTLLLDLNATDPDEGANGKIVYSFSSHVSPKIIETFKIDSERGHLTLFKPVDYEITKSYEIDVQAQDMGPNSIPAHCKIIIKVVDVNDNKPEISINLMYPGKEEISYIFEGDPVDSFVALVRVQDKDSGLNGEVVCKLHGHGHFKLQQSYENNYLILTNATLDREKRSEYSLTVIAEDKGTPSLSTVKHFTVQISDINDNPPYFQRSRYELAISENNSPGAFITAVTATDPDDGENGQVTYTILESFILGSSITTYVTIDPSNGHIYALRIFDHEEVSQITFVVEARDGGSPKQLVSNTTVVLTIIDENDNVPVVIGPALRNNTAEISIPKGAESGFHVTRIRAIDRDSGANAELSCSIVAGNEDNIFIIDPRSCDIHTNVSMESVPYTEWELSVLIQDKGNPQLHTKVLLKCVVFDYAESVTSTAMTSVGQESLDVSMIIIISLGAICAVLLIIMVLFATRCNRDKKDTRSYNCRVAESTYQHHPKRPSRQIHKGDITLVPTINGTLPIRSHHRSSPSSSPTLERGQMGSRQSHNSHQSLNSLVTISSNHVPENFSLELTHATPAVEVSQLLSMLHQGQYQPRPSFRGNKYSRSYRYALQDMDKFSLKDSGRGDSEAGDSDYDLGRDSPIDRLLGEGFSDLFLTDGRIPAAMRLCTEECRVLGHSDQCWMPPLPSPSDYRSNMFIPGEEFPAQPQQQQHPHPHPGLEDDAQPADSGGEKKKSFSTFGKDSPNEEDAGDKSTSSLLSEMSSVFQRLLPPSLDAFAEASEADRSNSLERRKAPPPPAKAAGYPPGVAAWAASTHFQNPAANPAPALGAHPGVQPSSKWLPAMEEIPENYEEDDFDNVLNHLNDGKHELMDASELVAEINKLLQDVRQS from the exons ATGTACCAAACGAATGCTAAAATGCACTTTAGATTTGTGTTTGCACTCCTGGTGGTGTCTTTCAACTCCGATGTGCTGGGCAAGAATTTGAAATACAGGATTTATGAGGAGCAGAGGGTTGGATCGGTAATTGCGAGACTAGCAGAGGATGTGGCCGATGTTTTAGTGAAGCTGCCTTACCCTTCCACGGTGCGCTTCCGCGCCATGCAGAGGGGAAGCGCCCCTCTGCTCGTGGTGAACGAGGATAACGGGGAGATCAGCATAGGGGCGAAAATCGACCGCGAGCAGCTGTGCCAGAAAAACTTGAACTGTTCCATCGAGTTTGATGTGATCACGCTGCCCACGGAGCATCTGCAGCTCTTCCACATTGAGGTCGAGGTGCTGGATATTAATGACAATGCTCCCCAGTTTTCGAGATCTCTCATTCCTATCGAGATCTCGGAGAGCGCAGCCGTGGGCACGCGGATCCCTCTGGACAGCGCGTTTGATCCCGATGTCGGGGAAAATGCCCTGCACACGTACTCTCTGTCTGCCAATGATTTTTTCAGTATCGAGGTCCGGACCAGGACTGACGGAGCCAAGTATGCAGAACTCATAGTGGTCAGAGAGCTGGACCGGGAGCTGAAGTCCAGCTACGAGCTTCAGCTCACTGCCTCAGACATGGGGGTGCCTCAGAGGTCTGGCTCCTCCATCCTGAAAATCAGCATTTCCGATTCCAACGACAACAGCCCGGTTTTCGAGCAGCCGTCTTATATAATACAACTCTTAGAGAACTCCCCCGTTGGCACTTTGCTCCTGGATCTGAATGCCACGGATCCAGATGAGGGCGCCAATGGGAAAATTGTGTATTCCTTCAGCAGTCATGTGTCTCCCAAAATTATAGAGACTTTTAAGATTGACTCAGAGAGAGGACATTTGACTCTTTTCAAGCCGGTGGATTATGAGATCACCAAATCCTATGAGATTGACGTTCAGGCTCAGGATATGGGACCCAACTCAATCCCAGCTCATTGCAAAATTATAATTAAGGTTGTGGATGTTAATGACAATAAGCCTGAAATTAGCATAAATCTCATGTACCCTGGCAAAGAGGAAATATCGTATATTTTTGAAGGGGATCCTGTTGATTCATTTGTTGCTTTGGTCAGGGTTCAGGACAAGGACTCTGGGCTGAATGGGGAAGTAGTTTGTAAGCTTCACGGACATGGTCACTTTAAACTCCAGCAGAGTTATGAGAACAACTACTTAATCCTGACCAATGCCACCCTGGATAGAGAAAAAAGATCTGAGTACAGTTTGACTGTGATTGCTGAGGACAAGGGGACACCCAGTCTCTCCACGGTAAAGCATTTTACCGTTCAAATCAGCGATATCAATGACAATCCTCCCTACTTCCAGAGGAGTCGGTATGAATTGGCAATCTCGGAGAATAACTCGCCAGGGGCCTTTATCACTGCGGTGACGGCCACAGATCCCGATGATGGAGAAAACGGGCAAGTTACGTACACTATTCTGGAGAGTTTTATCCTGGGAAGTTCCATAACCACCTATGTCACCATCGACCCATCGAATGGACACATTTACGCCCTCCGAATCTTTGATCATGAAGAAGTGAGTCAGATAACTTTCGTGGTGGAAGCAAGAGATGGAGGAAGCCCAAAGCAGCTTGTGAGCAATACCACCGTGGTGCTCACCATCATCGATGAAAACGACAACGTCCCTGTGGTCATAGGGCCCGCGCTGCGCAACAACACTGCAGAAATCTCCATCCCCAAAGGGGCCGAGAGTGGCTTTCATGTCACCAGAATAAGGGCGATCGACAGAGACTCTGGTGCGAATGCTGAACTCAGCTGCTCCATAGTCGCAGGGAATGAGGATAATATCTTTATCATTGATCCGCGGTCCTGTGACATCCACACCAACGTGAGCATGGAGTCTGTTCCCTACACAGAATGGGAGCTCTCAGTTCTCATCCAGGACAAAGGCAACCCCCAGCTGCACACCAAAGTCCTTCTGAAGTGTGTGGTCTTTGACTACGCAGAGTCGGTGACGAGCACAGCGATGACCTCAGTGGGCCAAGAATCTCTGGACGTCTCCATGATTATCATCATCTCCTTGGGAGCAATCTGTGCGGTGTTGCTGATTATTATGGTGCTGTTTGCAACTCGGTGTAACCGAGACAAGAAGGACACGAGATCCTACAACTGCAGGGTAGCAGAGTCCACGTACCAGCACCACCCCAAAAGACCGTCCCGGCAGATCCACAAGGGAGACATTACGCTGGTGCCTACCATCAATGGCACTCTCCCCATCCGATCTCATCACAGGTCGTCTCCGTCGTCGTCCCCCACCTTAGAAAGAGGGCAGATGGGCAGCCGGCAGAGTCACAACAGTCACCAGTCCCTCAACAGTTTGGTGACAATCTCGTCGAACCACGTGCCAGAAAATTTCTCGTTAGAACTCACCCATGCCACTCCTGCAGTTGAG GTCTCTCAGCTTCTCTCAATGCTTCACCAGGGGCAATATCAGCCAAGGCCAAGTTTTCgaggaaacaaatattccaggaGCTATAG ATATGCCCTTCAAGACATGGACAAATTTAGCTTGAAAGACAGTGGCCGCGGTGACAGTGAAGCAGGAGACAGTGATTATGATTTAGGGCGAGACTCTCCGATAGACAGGCTGCTGGGCGAAGGATTCAGCGACCTGTTTCTGACAGATGGAAGAATCCCGGCAG CCATGAGGCTGTGCACGGAGGAGTGCAGGGTGCTGGGACACTCGGACCAGTGCTGGATGCCGCCGCTGCCCTCGCCCTCCGACTACCGGAGCAACATGTTCATCCCGGGGGAGGAGTTCCCGGcccagccgcagcagcagcagcacccgcACCCGCACCCGGGCCTGGAGGACGACGCCCAGCCCGCGGATTCCGGCGGCGAGAAGAAGAAGAGCTTTTCCACCTTTGGGAAGGACTCCCCAAACGAGGAGGACGCGGGGGACAAAAGCACCTCCTCGCTGCTCTCGGAGATGAGCAGCGTGTTCCAGCGCCTCCTGCCCCCGTCCCTGGACGCCTTCGCCGAGGCCAGCGAGGCCGATCGGTCCAACTCGCTGGAGCGCCGGAAGGCACCTCCGCCGCCGGCCAAGGCCGCGGGCTACCCCCCGGGCGTGGCGGCCTGGGCGGCCAGCACGCACTTCCAGAACCCCGCGGCCAACCCGGCGCCCGCCCTGGGCGCCCACCCCGGCGTGCAGCCCTCGTCCAAGTGGCTGCCGGCCATGGAGGAGATCCCCGAAAACTACGAAGAGGATGATTTCGACAACGTTCTCAACCACCTCAACGACGGGAAACACGAACTCATGGACGCCAGCGAGCTGGTGGCCGAGATCAACAAGCTGCTGCAAGACGTGCGCCAGAGCTAG
- the PCDH18 gene encoding protocadherin-18 isoform X1 has translation MYQTNAKMHFRFVFALLVVSFNSDVLGKNLKYRIYEEQRVGSVIARLAEDVADVLVKLPYPSTVRFRAMQRGSAPLLVVNEDNGEISIGAKIDREQLCQKNLNCSIEFDVITLPTEHLQLFHIEVEVLDINDNAPQFSRSLIPIEISESAAVGTRIPLDSAFDPDVGENALHTYSLSANDFFSIEVRTRTDGAKYAELIVVRELDRELKSSYELQLTASDMGVPQRSGSSILKISISDSNDNSPVFEQPSYIIQLLENSPVGTLLLDLNATDPDEGANGKIVYSFSSHVSPKIIETFKIDSERGHLTLFKPVDYEITKSYEIDVQAQDMGPNSIPAHCKIIIKVVDVNDNKPEISINLMYPGKEEISYIFEGDPVDSFVALVRVQDKDSGLNGEVVCKLHGHGHFKLQQSYENNYLILTNATLDREKRSEYSLTVIAEDKGTPSLSTVKHFTVQISDINDNPPYFQRSRYELAISENNSPGAFITAVTATDPDDGENGQVTYTILESFILGSSITTYVTIDPSNGHIYALRIFDHEEVSQITFVVEARDGGSPKQLVSNTTVVLTIIDENDNVPVVIGPALRNNTAEISIPKGAESGFHVTRIRAIDRDSGANAELSCSIVAGNEDNIFIIDPRSCDIHTNVSMESVPYTEWELSVLIQDKGNPQLHTKVLLKCVVFDYAESVTSTAMTSVGQESLDVSMIIIISLGAICAVLLIIMVLFATRCNRDKKDTRSYNCRVAESTYQHHPKRPSRQIHKGDITLVPTINGTLPIRSHHRSSPSSSPTLERGQMGSRQSHNSHQSLNSLVTISSNHVPENFSLELTHATPAVEQVSQLLSMLHQGQYQPRPSFRGNKYSRSYRYALQDMDKFSLKDSGRGDSEAGDSDYDLGRDSPIDRLLGEGFSDLFLTDGRIPAAMRLCTEECRVLGHSDQCWMPPLPSPSDYRSNMFIPGEEFPAQPQQQQHPHPHPGLEDDAQPADSGGEKKKSFSTFGKDSPNEEDAGDKSTSSLLSEMSSVFQRLLPPSLDAFAEASEADRSNSLERRKAPPPPAKAAGYPPGVAAWAASTHFQNPAANPAPALGAHPGVQPSSKWLPAMEEIPENYEEDDFDNVLNHLNDGKHELMDASELVAEINKLLQDVRQS, from the exons ATGTACCAAACGAATGCTAAAATGCACTTTAGATTTGTGTTTGCACTCCTGGTGGTGTCTTTCAACTCCGATGTGCTGGGCAAGAATTTGAAATACAGGATTTATGAGGAGCAGAGGGTTGGATCGGTAATTGCGAGACTAGCAGAGGATGTGGCCGATGTTTTAGTGAAGCTGCCTTACCCTTCCACGGTGCGCTTCCGCGCCATGCAGAGGGGAAGCGCCCCTCTGCTCGTGGTGAACGAGGATAACGGGGAGATCAGCATAGGGGCGAAAATCGACCGCGAGCAGCTGTGCCAGAAAAACTTGAACTGTTCCATCGAGTTTGATGTGATCACGCTGCCCACGGAGCATCTGCAGCTCTTCCACATTGAGGTCGAGGTGCTGGATATTAATGACAATGCTCCCCAGTTTTCGAGATCTCTCATTCCTATCGAGATCTCGGAGAGCGCAGCCGTGGGCACGCGGATCCCTCTGGACAGCGCGTTTGATCCCGATGTCGGGGAAAATGCCCTGCACACGTACTCTCTGTCTGCCAATGATTTTTTCAGTATCGAGGTCCGGACCAGGACTGACGGAGCCAAGTATGCAGAACTCATAGTGGTCAGAGAGCTGGACCGGGAGCTGAAGTCCAGCTACGAGCTTCAGCTCACTGCCTCAGACATGGGGGTGCCTCAGAGGTCTGGCTCCTCCATCCTGAAAATCAGCATTTCCGATTCCAACGACAACAGCCCGGTTTTCGAGCAGCCGTCTTATATAATACAACTCTTAGAGAACTCCCCCGTTGGCACTTTGCTCCTGGATCTGAATGCCACGGATCCAGATGAGGGCGCCAATGGGAAAATTGTGTATTCCTTCAGCAGTCATGTGTCTCCCAAAATTATAGAGACTTTTAAGATTGACTCAGAGAGAGGACATTTGACTCTTTTCAAGCCGGTGGATTATGAGATCACCAAATCCTATGAGATTGACGTTCAGGCTCAGGATATGGGACCCAACTCAATCCCAGCTCATTGCAAAATTATAATTAAGGTTGTGGATGTTAATGACAATAAGCCTGAAATTAGCATAAATCTCATGTACCCTGGCAAAGAGGAAATATCGTATATTTTTGAAGGGGATCCTGTTGATTCATTTGTTGCTTTGGTCAGGGTTCAGGACAAGGACTCTGGGCTGAATGGGGAAGTAGTTTGTAAGCTTCACGGACATGGTCACTTTAAACTCCAGCAGAGTTATGAGAACAACTACTTAATCCTGACCAATGCCACCCTGGATAGAGAAAAAAGATCTGAGTACAGTTTGACTGTGATTGCTGAGGACAAGGGGACACCCAGTCTCTCCACGGTAAAGCATTTTACCGTTCAAATCAGCGATATCAATGACAATCCTCCCTACTTCCAGAGGAGTCGGTATGAATTGGCAATCTCGGAGAATAACTCGCCAGGGGCCTTTATCACTGCGGTGACGGCCACAGATCCCGATGATGGAGAAAACGGGCAAGTTACGTACACTATTCTGGAGAGTTTTATCCTGGGAAGTTCCATAACCACCTATGTCACCATCGACCCATCGAATGGACACATTTACGCCCTCCGAATCTTTGATCATGAAGAAGTGAGTCAGATAACTTTCGTGGTGGAAGCAAGAGATGGAGGAAGCCCAAAGCAGCTTGTGAGCAATACCACCGTGGTGCTCACCATCATCGATGAAAACGACAACGTCCCTGTGGTCATAGGGCCCGCGCTGCGCAACAACACTGCAGAAATCTCCATCCCCAAAGGGGCCGAGAGTGGCTTTCATGTCACCAGAATAAGGGCGATCGACAGAGACTCTGGTGCGAATGCTGAACTCAGCTGCTCCATAGTCGCAGGGAATGAGGATAATATCTTTATCATTGATCCGCGGTCCTGTGACATCCACACCAACGTGAGCATGGAGTCTGTTCCCTACACAGAATGGGAGCTCTCAGTTCTCATCCAGGACAAAGGCAACCCCCAGCTGCACACCAAAGTCCTTCTGAAGTGTGTGGTCTTTGACTACGCAGAGTCGGTGACGAGCACAGCGATGACCTCAGTGGGCCAAGAATCTCTGGACGTCTCCATGATTATCATCATCTCCTTGGGAGCAATCTGTGCGGTGTTGCTGATTATTATGGTGCTGTTTGCAACTCGGTGTAACCGAGACAAGAAGGACACGAGATCCTACAACTGCAGGGTAGCAGAGTCCACGTACCAGCACCACCCCAAAAGACCGTCCCGGCAGATCCACAAGGGAGACATTACGCTGGTGCCTACCATCAATGGCACTCTCCCCATCCGATCTCATCACAGGTCGTCTCCGTCGTCGTCCCCCACCTTAGAAAGAGGGCAGATGGGCAGCCGGCAGAGTCACAACAGTCACCAGTCCCTCAACAGTTTGGTGACAATCTCGTCGAACCACGTGCCAGAAAATTTCTCGTTAGAACTCACCCATGCCACTCCTGCAGTTGAG CAGGTCTCTCAGCTTCTCTCAATGCTTCACCAGGGGCAATATCAGCCAAGGCCAAGTTTTCgaggaaacaaatattccaggaGCTATAG ATATGCCCTTCAAGACATGGACAAATTTAGCTTGAAAGACAGTGGCCGCGGTGACAGTGAAGCAGGAGACAGTGATTATGATTTAGGGCGAGACTCTCCGATAGACAGGCTGCTGGGCGAAGGATTCAGCGACCTGTTTCTGACAGATGGAAGAATCCCGGCAG CCATGAGGCTGTGCACGGAGGAGTGCAGGGTGCTGGGACACTCGGACCAGTGCTGGATGCCGCCGCTGCCCTCGCCCTCCGACTACCGGAGCAACATGTTCATCCCGGGGGAGGAGTTCCCGGcccagccgcagcagcagcagcacccgcACCCGCACCCGGGCCTGGAGGACGACGCCCAGCCCGCGGATTCCGGCGGCGAGAAGAAGAAGAGCTTTTCCACCTTTGGGAAGGACTCCCCAAACGAGGAGGACGCGGGGGACAAAAGCACCTCCTCGCTGCTCTCGGAGATGAGCAGCGTGTTCCAGCGCCTCCTGCCCCCGTCCCTGGACGCCTTCGCCGAGGCCAGCGAGGCCGATCGGTCCAACTCGCTGGAGCGCCGGAAGGCACCTCCGCCGCCGGCCAAGGCCGCGGGCTACCCCCCGGGCGTGGCGGCCTGGGCGGCCAGCACGCACTTCCAGAACCCCGCGGCCAACCCGGCGCCCGCCCTGGGCGCCCACCCCGGCGTGCAGCCCTCGTCCAAGTGGCTGCCGGCCATGGAGGAGATCCCCGAAAACTACGAAGAGGATGATTTCGACAACGTTCTCAACCACCTCAACGACGGGAAACACGAACTCATGGACGCCAGCGAGCTGGTGGCCGAGATCAACAAGCTGCTGCAAGACGTGCGCCAGAGCTAG